A region from the Agrobacterium cucumeris genome encodes:
- the uppM gene encoding polysaccharide biosynthesis protein UppM has product MYRLQKAGHKQARPLDEKTAPAARPHGSLLDDLVDEDEVFERTVLKEHLEPKPVAAAEPPPAEKPVKPSSPTGSLAAALPGLKYIDRIGVDDILIWLRNGIVWIVLAIILCVGAALTYASMTPPRYTAYTDIVVNPSNLNVVNDGVFSPSQQRDTQILEVESKLRTITSRNVLARVVDELKLDQDAEFINPPPLARLKAMFSSKPEDGDNRVGALRSLGDRVAAERDPRSFVVTLSVWTNDAEKSVTVSKAIVKAFESELFQTTSDSSQRVVDDLKKRLEEMRENVTAAEKRVADFRRENGLQENNGQLVSNLASGELNAQVLAAQQRVIQEESRLKQMEAAIAQNRTQSDAIFDSQTMNTIRAQYSTLQQQIGAMTLTYGARHPRLATAGAERAMLERGMADEARRILQAAKTNVAEARSSLDALRLKAVAERANVFTDNEAQVRLRDLERDANSAAAIYETYLTRSRQLAEQQSIDSTNVRVISQPVAPNSRSWPPGKLTFLIAGGAGGLFLGLGIAGALGLWGYLRRNDHDESAARYA; this is encoded by the coding sequence ATGTACAGGCTTCAAAAGGCGGGACATAAGCAGGCACGTCCGCTTGATGAAAAAACGGCGCCCGCCGCCAGGCCCCACGGTTCCCTGCTGGACGATCTGGTGGATGAGGACGAGGTTTTCGAACGCACGGTGCTGAAAGAGCATCTGGAGCCGAAACCGGTCGCCGCCGCCGAGCCGCCCCCGGCCGAAAAGCCCGTCAAACCATCCTCGCCGACCGGTAGTCTGGCGGCCGCGCTGCCGGGCCTGAAATACATCGACAGGATCGGTGTGGACGATATCCTCATCTGGCTGCGTAACGGCATTGTCTGGATCGTGCTGGCGATCATTCTCTGCGTCGGCGCCGCACTGACCTACGCTTCCATGACGCCGCCGCGTTACACCGCCTATACGGATATCGTCGTTAATCCCTCCAATCTCAACGTCGTCAATGACGGCGTGTTTTCGCCGAGCCAGCAGCGCGACACCCAGATACTCGAAGTGGAAAGCAAGCTGCGCACCATCACCTCGCGCAACGTGCTGGCGCGGGTGGTGGATGAGCTGAAGCTCGATCAGGATGCCGAATTCATCAATCCGCCGCCGCTTGCCCGGCTGAAGGCGATGTTTTCGTCGAAGCCGGAAGATGGCGACAACCGGGTCGGGGCGCTCCGTTCCCTCGGCGACCGGGTGGCGGCGGAACGCGATCCGCGCTCCTTCGTGGTGACGCTTTCGGTCTGGACCAACGACGCGGAAAAATCCGTGACGGTTTCCAAGGCCATCGTCAAAGCCTTTGAAAGCGAGCTGTTCCAGACGACCTCCGACAGCAGCCAGCGTGTTGTCGACGATCTCAAGAAACGGCTCGAGGAGATGCGCGAAAACGTGACGGCTGCCGAAAAGCGGGTGGCGGATTTCCGTCGTGAGAACGGATTGCAGGAAAACAACGGCCAGCTGGTCAGCAATCTCGCCTCTGGCGAACTGAATGCGCAGGTTCTGGCGGCACAGCAGCGCGTCATTCAGGAAGAATCACGCCTGAAGCAGATGGAAGCGGCGATTGCCCAGAACCGCACGCAGAGCGACGCCATCTTCGACAGCCAGACGATGAACACCATCCGCGCGCAATATAGCACCCTGCAGCAGCAGATCGGCGCGATGACGCTGACCTATGGCGCGCGGCATCCGCGCCTGGCAACCGCGGGGGCGGAGCGCGCCATGCTGGAACGCGGCATGGCGGATGAAGCGCGGCGCATCCTGCAGGCGGCCAAGACCAATGTCGCCGAGGCCCGCTCTTCGCTTGATGCCCTCAGATTGAAAGCGGTGGCGGAACGGGCCAACGTCTTCACCGATAACGAGGCGCAGGTGCGGCTCAGGGATCTGGAGCGCGACGCCAATTCGGCCGCCGCGATCTACGAGACCTATCTTACCCGCTCGCGCCAGCTTGCCGAACAGCAGTCGATCGATTCCACCAATGTGCGGGTGATTTCGCAGCCCGTCGCGCCGAATTCCAGAAGCTGGCCGCCGGGCAAGCTGACCTTCCTGATTGCCGGTGGCGCAGGCGGTCTATTCCTTGGTCTCGGCATTGCCGGGGCGCTCGGGCTCTGGGGTTATCTGCGCCGCAACGATCACGATGAAAGTGCTGCGCGTTACGCCTGA
- the uppO gene encoding polysaccharide biosynthesis phosphomannomutase UppO, which translates to MSLKFGTSGLRGLSVDLKGKASAVYATAFARHLLTSGQAKAGDPILVARDFRDSSPDVSATCIAALKKAGLTPLDCGTVPTPALALYGLSLKAGALMITGSHIPADRNGIKFYRPDGEIDKQDETAIAALAAEIEAEGMSDEAATTEDHSAIAAELFYERNIALLPEKALSGLKIGVYQHSTVARDLFVDVLAHYGADVVALGRSESFIPVDTEAVSPETLTLLKKWAPEHGLDAIVSADGDGDRPLLADENGVPLRGDLIGLITANFLDAGVVVTPVTSNSGIEASGSFEVVRTRVGSPFVIAGMAEALAAGRNGVMGFEANGGLLTASAFTLNGRAVSPLPTRDSFLPVLAVLLLSAEQKKPLSEIAAAYNLPVAAADRLENFAQEKSAALMTHLRASRDNLEAFLAPVGKVKTLSDIDGLRVALTDGSTIHFRPSGNAPEMRCYVEAANQGEAETLLNKGLDLIRNFG; encoded by the coding sequence ATGAGCCTGAAATTTGGAACGAGCGGCCTTCGCGGCCTCTCTGTCGATCTGAAAGGAAAAGCCTCGGCCGTCTATGCCACGGCATTTGCAAGGCACCTTCTCACATCGGGCCAGGCAAAGGCGGGCGATCCCATTCTCGTGGCCCGCGACTTCCGGGATTCGAGCCCCGATGTTTCGGCAACCTGCATCGCCGCGCTGAAAAAGGCCGGTCTCACACCGCTCGATTGCGGCACCGTGCCGACACCCGCCCTGGCGCTTTACGGTCTGTCGCTGAAGGCAGGCGCGTTGATGATTACCGGTTCGCATATTCCGGCCGACCGCAACGGCATCAAATTCTATCGCCCGGACGGCGAAATCGACAAGCAGGATGAAACGGCAATCGCCGCCCTTGCAGCCGAAATCGAAGCCGAAGGTATGAGCGACGAGGCCGCGACGACGGAAGACCATTCCGCAATCGCAGCCGAACTGTTTTACGAACGCAACATCGCGCTGCTGCCGGAAAAGGCGTTGTCGGGCCTCAAGATCGGCGTTTACCAGCACAGCACCGTGGCGCGCGATCTCTTCGTCGACGTTCTCGCCCATTATGGCGCCGACGTCGTGGCGCTCGGCCGCTCGGAGAGCTTCATTCCTGTTGATACCGAGGCGGTCTCGCCGGAAACACTTACGCTTCTCAAGAAGTGGGCGCCGGAACATGGTCTCGACGCCATCGTTTCCGCTGACGGTGACGGCGATCGCCCGCTGCTTGCCGATGAAAACGGCGTGCCGCTGCGCGGCGACCTGATCGGGCTCATCACCGCCAATTTCCTCGATGCCGGTGTGGTCGTCACCCCCGTCACCTCCAATTCCGGCATTGAAGCGAGCGGTTCCTTCGAGGTCGTTCGCACCAGGGTCGGCTCGCCTTTCGTCATCGCAGGTATGGCAGAGGCGCTTGCCGCCGGCAGAAACGGCGTCATGGGCTTCGAGGCCAATGGCGGCCTGCTCACGGCTTCAGCCTTCACCCTCAACGGCAGGGCAGTCTCGCCGCTGCCGACGCGTGACAGCTTTCTGCCGGTTCTCGCCGTGCTGCTTCTGTCGGCCGAACAGAAAAAGCCGCTGTCGGAGATCGCCGCCGCCTACAATCTGCCGGTCGCCGCCGCCGACCGTCTGGAGAATTTCGCCCAGGAAAAAAGCGCCGCCCTGATGACGCATCTGCGCGCTTCGCGCGACAATCTCGAGGCTTTCCTCGCCCCGGTCGGCAAGGTGAAGACGCTGAGCGACATCGACGGCCTGCGCGTGGCGCTCACCGACGGCAGCACCATCCACTTCCGCCCTTCCGGCAACGCGCCCGAAATGCGCTGCTACGTCGAAGCCGCCAATCAGGGCGAAGCCGAAACACTTCTGAACAAGGGGCTCGATCTCATCCGCAATTTTGGATGA
- a CDS encoding nucleotidyltransferase family protein: MKRTDAIRKLKRHAHAVKSMGATSLYIFGSTARDEALGSSDLDIFIDYDPSRRFSLLDLVGIKQFLEEELAVEVDVTTRNSLHPLLRNDIERSAVRIF, translated from the coding sequence ATGAAGAGAACGGACGCGATCAGAAAACTCAAGCGGCACGCCCATGCGGTCAAAAGCATGGGCGCAACGTCGCTCTATATTTTTGGATCGACGGCCCGCGATGAAGCCCTTGGTTCAAGCGATCTGGACATCTTTATCGATTATGATCCGAGCCGCCGTTTCTCATTGCTCGATCTCGTCGGTATCAAGCAGTTTCTGGAAGAAGAGCTGGCGGTGGAAGTGGACGTGACGACACGCAACAGCCTCCACCCGCTGCTCCGGAATGACATCGAGCGATCCGCAGTACGGATATTTTGA
- a CDS encoding HepT-like ribonuclease domain-containing protein, with the protein MIRRRVGPVLSEILEAINGIETHTAGLSLADFQQNWLLKLAVQRALEIVSEASRHIPEELLDLAPDIP; encoded by the coding sequence ATGATCAGACGCAGGGTCGGGCCAGTTCTCTCTGAAATTCTGGAGGCCATAAACGGCATTGAGACCCACACTGCAGGCCTGTCACTTGCTGATTTTCAGCAAAATTGGCTCCTCAAGCTTGCTGTACAGCGCGCCTTGGAGATCGTTTCCGAGGCATCACGGCACATACCGGAGGAATTGCTGGACCTCGCGCCGGACATCCCATGA
- a CDS encoding group II truncated hemoglobin, with amino-acid sequence MSGETTTLYEAIGGDATVKALTRRFYELMDTLPEAAHCRAIHPADLSGSEAKFYDYLTGYLGGPPVYVEKHGHPMLRRRHFVAPIGPAERDEWLLCFRRSMDETIENPKLREIIWAPVERLAFHMQNQEAENP; translated from the coding sequence ATGAGCGGCGAGACCACTACCCTTTATGAAGCGATCGGCGGCGATGCGACCGTCAAGGCCCTGACCCGGCGCTTTTATGAATTGATGGACACCCTGCCGGAGGCGGCGCATTGCCGTGCCATCCACCCTGCCGATCTTTCCGGCAGTGAGGCGAAGTTTTACGATTATCTGACGGGATATCTTGGCGGACCGCCCGTCTATGTCGAGAAACACGGCCACCCGATGTTGCGCCGCCGCCATTTCGTCGCGCCCATCGGCCCTGCCGAGCGCGATGAATGGCTGCTCTGCTTCCGCCGCTCCATGGACGAGACCATCGAGAACCCCAAGCTGCGCGAGATCATCTGGGCGCCGGTGGAGCGGCTGGCTTTTCATATGCAGAATCAGGAAGCGGAAAACCCATGA
- a CDS encoding DUF423 domain-containing protein, translating into MTHDRLRAFILLLGGLLGAAGVMLAAAATHTGETYMLGNASAMALAHAPVLVALHIGADRIRTAIPAGLILGLGTAIFVGDLVVRHFSGHSLFPFAAPTGGLGMIAGWLVLCAGAFLKPKG; encoded by the coding sequence ATGACCCACGACAGATTGCGCGCCTTCATTCTTTTGCTCGGCGGCCTTCTGGGTGCCGCCGGCGTCATGCTTGCTGCCGCCGCCACGCATACGGGCGAGACCTATATGCTGGGCAATGCCTCGGCCATGGCGCTGGCGCATGCCCCGGTGCTGGTGGCGCTCCATATCGGTGCGGACCGTATCAGGACCGCCATTCCGGCCGGCCTGATCCTGGGGTTGGGCACCGCGATCTTTGTCGGTGATCTCGTCGTCAGGCATTTTTCCGGCCACAGCCTGTTTCCCTTCGCCGCACCCACGGGTGGCCTTGGCATGATCGCCGGATGGCTCGTGCTCTGCGCCGGGGCATTTTTGAAGCCGAAAGGCTGA
- the rutR gene encoding HTH-type transcriptional regulator RutR translates to MAIPRAAKTQKRTRIQEEKQEAILEAALSVFSINGFRGSTIDQIAEAAGMSKPNVLYYFRTKEAMHRALIERVLDTWLDPLRAFDAEGNPESEIRSYIRRKLEMSRDFPRESRLFANEILQGAPHIEDELKGPLKQLVDEKAEVIRAWVKAGRIAKCDPYHLIFSIWSTTQHYADFDVQVRAVLGDRHGGDGRFEDAARHLEQLFIGGLRLNG, encoded by the coding sequence ATGGCCATACCGCGCGCAGCGAAAACACAGAAGCGGACCCGCATTCAGGAGGAAAAGCAGGAAGCTATCCTCGAGGCAGCGCTCAGTGTCTTTTCCATCAACGGCTTTCGTGGTTCCACCATAGACCAGATTGCCGAGGCGGCCGGCATGTCCAAGCCGAATGTGCTTTATTATTTCCGCACCAAGGAGGCGATGCATCGTGCCCTCATCGAGCGGGTGCTGGATACATGGCTTGATCCGCTCAGGGCTTTTGATGCCGAGGGTAATCCTGAAAGCGAAATCCGCTCCTATATTCGCCGCAAGCTGGAAATGTCGCGGGATTTTCCGCGCGAAAGCCGGCTGTTCGCCAATGAAATCCTGCAGGGCGCGCCGCATATCGAAGATGAGCTGAAAGGGCCTCTCAAACAACTGGTGGATGAAAAGGCCGAGGTGATCCGTGCCTGGGTGAAGGCCGGGCGGATTGCCAAATGTGACCCCTACCACCTCATCTTTTCAATCTGGTCGACCACCCAGCATTATGCGGATTTTGATGTGCAGGTGCGGGCGGTGCTGGGTGACAGGCACGGCGGCGATGGCCGTTTTGAAGATGCGGCCCGGCATCTGGAGCAGCTTTTCATCGGTGGATTGCGGCTAAACGGCTAA